One window of Sphingobium sp. HWE2-09 genomic DNA carries:
- a CDS encoding ATP-binding protein, protein MIRFPSLPVWVRRLIPLLLAIMVIGGAAALFGDRYHAALRAQAIATERNETTQQTRAVLRLLESELQKFRLLPVVLGEYPDLRAALRSGRVDMTLNDKLAVLKAKTGAGAIFALDRHGRTIAASNARLPSSFVGQDYSFRPYYSVGWRRGGGEYFALGTVSHRPGLYLSRRIESSDGPIGVIVVKVEFAAIERTWQDRRALSFVADGNGVLLLSSDPALRFRALRAIDPARKAQIKQALQFGGAPLTPLGIAIGTDGLTRMPDGSQAMTATLAVPVPGWRLYHIEPLDGALQGARQRAEIAAILFAILLALLLAVAAWAIVRRARAMEARSVLEREVALRTRDLAREMDARVSADQRYRQAREELAHANRLGTLGTISAGVAHEINQPVATIRTFAENASAFLARAQPEQVATNLREIVAMTDRIGSITAQLRRYARRGVGEIGPVSLGLAIDGVRLLVGDRFRSAGVRIDLPRPDPALMVRAGRVRLEQVLVNLLTNALEAVQGQPDPWVMVTLAQADGRVMLDIRDSGTGIDAAVADQLFMPFATTKAGGLGLGLHIARDIMVEFGGSLDHVAGDDHTLFRMTLDAL, encoded by the coding sequence ATGATCCGCTTTCCATCCCTGCCCGTTTGGGTCCGGCGCCTGATCCCGCTGCTGCTCGCGATCATGGTGATCGGCGGGGCGGCGGCGTTGTTTGGCGATCGCTATCATGCCGCGCTGCGGGCGCAGGCGATCGCGACGGAGCGGAACGAGACGACACAGCAGACCCGCGCGGTGCTGCGCCTGCTGGAATCGGAATTGCAGAAGTTTCGCCTGCTGCCCGTGGTGTTGGGCGAATATCCCGACCTGCGCGCCGCGCTGCGATCGGGCCGGGTGGACATGACGCTGAACGACAAGCTGGCGGTGTTGAAGGCCAAGACCGGGGCGGGCGCGATCTTTGCACTGGATCGGCATGGACGGACGATCGCGGCGTCCAACGCGCGCCTGCCCAGCAGTTTCGTCGGGCAGGATTATAGTTTTCGGCCCTATTATAGCGTCGGCTGGCGCAGGGGCGGGGGCGAATATTTCGCGCTGGGCACGGTCAGCCATCGTCCGGGCCTCTATCTGTCCCGCCGGATCGAGAGCAGCGACGGGCCGATCGGCGTGATCGTGGTGAAGGTCGAGTTCGCGGCGATCGAACGGACATGGCAGGACCGGCGCGCGCTCAGCTTCGTGGCCGACGGCAATGGCGTGCTGTTGCTGAGCAGCGATCCAGCGCTGCGGTTTCGGGCGTTGCGGGCGATCGATCCGGCACGCAAGGCGCAGATCAAGCAGGCGCTGCAATTTGGCGGTGCGCCGTTGACGCCGCTGGGCATCGCGATCGGGACCGATGGCCTGACGCGGATGCCGGACGGATCGCAGGCGATGACGGCGACGCTGGCCGTCCCGGTGCCGGGATGGCGGCTCTATCATATAGAGCCGCTGGATGGTGCGTTGCAGGGCGCGCGGCAACGGGCGGAGATTGCCGCCATACTGTTTGCGATCCTGCTGGCGTTGCTGCTGGCGGTGGCGGCCTGGGCGATCGTGCGGCGCGCGCGGGCGATGGAGGCACGTTCGGTGCTGGAGCGGGAAGTTGCGCTGCGGACACGGGATCTGGCGCGGGAAATGGATGCGCGGGTGAGCGCCGACCAGCGATACCGCCAGGCGCGCGAGGAGCTGGCCCATGCCAATCGGCTGGGCACGCTGGGCACGATTTCGGCTGGCGTCGCGCATGAGATCAACCAGCCGGTGGCGACGATCCGCACCTTTGCCGAAAATGCGTCCGCTTTTCTGGCCCGGGCGCAGCCCGAACAGGTCGCCACCAACCTGCGCGAGATCGTGGCGATGACCGACCGGATCGGCAGCATCACCGCGCAGCTGCGGCGCTATGCGCGACGCGGCGTTGGCGAAATCGGCCCGGTATCGCTGGGGCTGGCCATCGATGGCGTGCGCCTGCTGGTGGGCGACCGGTTCCGAAGCGCGGGCGTGCGCATCGACCTGCCGAGGCCCGACCCCGCCCTGATGGTGCGGGCGGGGCGCGTGCGGCTGGAACAGGTGCTGGTCAATCTGCTGACCAATGCGCTGGAAGCGGTGCAGGGCCAGCCCGATCCATGGGTCATGGTCACGCTGGCGCAGGCGGATGGCCGGGTGATGCTGGACATTCGTGACAGCGGGACCGGGATCGATGCCGCCGTCGCGGATCAACTATTCATGCCCTTCGCCACGACGAAGGCTGGCGGGCTGGGGCTGGGCCTGCATATCGCGCGCGACATCATGGTCGAATTTGGCGGGTCGCTCGACCATGTGGCGGGCGACGACCACACCCTGTTCCGCATGACATTGGATGCCCTATGA
- a CDS encoding sigma-54-dependent transcriptional regulator: MSELPILLVDDDEALRHALVQSFQLADMAVEAFADGASALARLDAGFGGAIVSDIRMPRMDGNELFRRVAAIDHEIPVILMTGHGDVPMAVAALKAGVFDFIAKPFATDHLVASARRALEMRRLVLDNRRLRAAADESAGGEPLIGETPVMVRLRENMRQVADADVDILIEGETGTGKELVATLLHRWSRRRGRPFVAINCAALPDAIAEVDLFGQESGRTPHARTTQSGRIARANKGSLFLDEIESSPTWLQGALLRVLEEREILPVGAEQPQAVDLRVIAATKPGIEASVTEGRFRADLLYRLDMVRLRIPPLRERRADVPLLFGYLLHHAAEQMKRDVPRIGPDIQAYLADHDWPGNVRELTNFAKRTVLGMQADGAGDGRFLSLAHQVERFEAGVIRQVLERVQGDARSAMAELQLPRKTFYDKLNRHGIEIDGYRP; this comes from the coding sequence ATGAGCGAATTGCCGATCCTGCTGGTCGATGACGACGAAGCGCTGCGCCATGCGCTGGTTCAGTCCTTTCAACTGGCCGACATGGCGGTGGAAGCCTTTGCCGATGGGGCGTCGGCGCTGGCGCGGCTGGACGCGGGGTTCGGCGGCGCGATCGTGTCGGACATTCGCATGCCGCGCATGGACGGCAACGAGCTGTTCAGGCGGGTCGCGGCGATCGATCATGAAATTCCTGTCATCCTGATGACGGGTCATGGCGACGTGCCAATGGCGGTTGCGGCGTTGAAGGCCGGGGTGTTCGATTTCATCGCCAAGCCCTTCGCCACCGATCATCTAGTCGCATCGGCACGGCGCGCGCTGGAGATGCGACGGCTAGTGCTCGACAATCGCCGGTTGCGCGCGGCGGCGGATGAAAGCGCGGGCGGCGAGCCATTGATCGGCGAGACGCCGGTGATGGTGCGGCTGCGCGAGAATATGCGACAGGTCGCCGATGCCGACGTCGACATATTGATCGAGGGGGAGACCGGCACGGGGAAGGAACTGGTTGCGACGCTGCTCCACCGCTGGAGCCGCAGGCGCGGGCGTCCGTTCGTCGCGATCAACTGCGCGGCGTTGCCCGATGCGATCGCGGAGGTGGACCTGTTCGGTCAGGAAAGCGGGCGGACGCCGCATGCGCGCACGACCCAGTCGGGCCGCATCGCGCGCGCGAACAAGGGGTCGCTGTTCCTGGACGAGATCGAGAGCAGCCCGACATGGTTGCAGGGCGCGCTGCTGCGCGTGCTGGAGGAACGGGAAATCCTGCCCGTGGGGGCGGAGCAGCCGCAGGCGGTGGACTTGCGCGTGATCGCGGCGACCAAACCGGGGATCGAAGCGAGCGTCACCGAAGGCCGCTTTCGCGCCGACCTGCTCTATCGGCTGGACATGGTAAGGCTGCGCATCCCGCCATTGCGTGAGCGGCGGGCCGACGTGCCGTTGCTGTTCGGCTATCTGCTGCATCATGCGGCCGAGCAGATGAAGCGCGACGTGCCGCGTATCGGGCCGGACATTCAGGCCTATCTGGCCGATCATGACTGGCCCGGCAATGTGCGCGAACTGACCAATTTCGCCAAGCGGACGGTGCTGGGCATGCAGGCGGACGGTGCTGGTGACGGGCGCTTTCTCTCGCTCGCCCATCAGGTCGAACGGTTCGAAGCAGGGGTCATCCGCCAAGTGCTGGAGCGCGTCCAGGGCGACGCCCGATCCGCCATGGCTGAGTTGCAGCTGCCGCGAAAAACCTTTTACGACAAACTCAATCGCCATGGCATCGAGATCGACGGTTATCGACCATGA
- a CDS encoding TonB-dependent receptor produces the protein MLHRLATIILSSTMFTAPAMAQAVSDNADAGPGATEIVVTAQRRAESLQRVPVSVTAVSQETIRSQNLNDLTQVSRAAPSLQVGTDNSFAVRGVGTLAFAGTIDSSVALAIDEVNLGRPLLNSPMLNDIARVEVLNGPQGLLFGKNASAGLLSIVTTRPKLGEYSSSTNIEAAMRSTPGSDGNAPGIIVRETLNIPVSANSALRLSGLYAYQEPGTTYVGKPDPGTRHDLNARSYSLKAKYLAELSDKLTLYVIGDYNENHGIAGIFDNSYRQLDPTSLNTAPLAADGITAGRENLKFGGDADQFRDIKTGGAQGQLNYLLDSGVEISNIFAWRFYTQDQAVDGDYTSSNGLNINATQGRYDQFSNEFRVALPAGNRLSGQAGLYWFKSKLDTARQLGGNSYLSEAAAAASPFCVGPNAAASCTRINVSQIGSDRDYILDTESYAAFGQLTYDVTDAFKLIAGGRVTHDKIEMDLSQNQLNYFQTLSGPRGTYTADYKNTDFSWKLGAQYQATRDVMFYGFYGRGYKGPGFNDSFPTATADVVVREETSKTGEIGIKSSFFDRRLTLNLSAFHTKFNNFQVQSFEPTLATFIVQNAAKVTSKGIEAQVIAAPVTGLTINGSASLLSSKFDSFAGAQCYPTQTTKGCSATVSTFDASGMTLPAAPKFTSTLQVQYEVQTDGDVKPFIQGNWYHRSSINYVVNQAPGAGIGAIDIFGASLGAKIGDGMRVSIFCKNCTNKINPSAIGIDSGDTNARSPRGAATPKLSYTQQWGLDSVRTIGLNFGFDF, from the coding sequence ATGCTTCATCGTCTTGCCACCATCATATTGTCGTCCACCATGTTCACGGCGCCCGCCATGGCGCAGGCGGTTAGCGACAATGCCGATGCCGGTCCGGGTGCAACGGAAATCGTGGTCACCGCTCAGCGCCGCGCGGAAAGCCTGCAACGCGTGCCGGTCAGCGTCACTGCCGTATCGCAGGAAACGATCCGCTCGCAAAACCTCAACGATCTCACGCAAGTTTCGCGCGCCGCCCCTTCGCTGCAAGTGGGCACCGACAACTCCTTCGCCGTCCGCGGCGTCGGCACGCTGGCGTTCGCCGGTACGATCGACAGCAGCGTTGCGCTCGCCATTGACGAGGTCAATCTGGGCCGCCCGCTGCTCAACAGCCCGATGCTCAACGACATCGCACGCGTCGAAGTTTTGAACGGCCCGCAAGGCCTGTTGTTCGGCAAGAATGCGTCGGCCGGTTTGCTCAGCATCGTCACGACCCGCCCCAAGCTCGGCGAATATTCCAGTTCGACCAACATCGAAGCGGCCATGCGCTCGACGCCCGGGTCGGACGGCAATGCACCCGGCATCATTGTGCGCGAGACGCTGAACATCCCCGTGTCGGCCAATTCGGCGCTGCGCTTGAGCGGGCTGTATGCCTATCAGGAGCCGGGCACGACCTATGTCGGCAAGCCCGATCCGGGCACGCGCCACGACCTCAATGCCCGCAGCTACTCGCTCAAGGCCAAATATCTGGCCGAACTGTCGGACAAGCTGACCCTCTATGTGATCGGCGATTACAACGAAAATCACGGCATCGCCGGTATTTTCGACAATAGCTATCGCCAGCTCGATCCCACCAGCCTGAACACCGCGCCGCTGGCCGCCGACGGGATTACCGCTGGTCGCGAAAATCTGAAGTTCGGCGGTGACGCCGACCAGTTTCGCGACATCAAGACGGGCGGTGCGCAGGGCCAGTTGAACTATCTGCTCGATTCGGGCGTGGAGATCAGCAACATCTTCGCCTGGCGCTTTTACACGCAGGATCAGGCGGTCGATGGCGATTATACCTCCTCCAACGGTCTGAACATCAATGCGACCCAGGGGCGGTATGACCAGTTTTCGAACGAGTTCCGCGTTGCCCTGCCTGCCGGGAACCGCCTGAGCGGCCAGGCTGGCCTCTACTGGTTCAAGTCCAAGCTCGACACCGCGCGCCAGCTGGGCGGCAACAGCTATCTGTCGGAAGCGGCCGCGGCAGCGTCGCCCTTCTGCGTCGGGCCGAACGCCGCCGCATCCTGCACCCGTATCAACGTGTCGCAGATCGGCAGCGACCGCGATTACATACTCGATACCGAGAGCTACGCCGCCTTCGGACAGCTGACCTATGACGTCACCGACGCGTTCAAGCTGATCGCGGGTGGCCGCGTGACGCATGACAAGATCGAAATGGACCTGTCGCAAAACCAGCTCAACTATTTCCAGACGCTAAGCGGCCCGCGCGGCACCTACACGGCGGATTACAAGAACACCGATTTCAGCTGGAAGCTGGGCGCGCAATATCAGGCGACGCGCGACGTCATGTTCTATGGATTCTACGGTCGTGGTTATAAGGGGCCGGGCTTCAACGACAGCTTCCCCACCGCGACCGCCGACGTCGTCGTTCGGGAAGAAACGTCCAAGACCGGCGAAATCGGCATCAAGTCGAGTTTCTTCGATCGCCGTCTGACGCTCAACCTTTCGGCCTTCCATACCAAGTTCAACAATTTCCAAGTGCAGTCGTTCGAACCCACTCTGGCGACCTTCATCGTTCAGAACGCAGCGAAGGTCACGTCGAAGGGGATCGAGGCGCAGGTCATCGCTGCGCCGGTCACCGGCCTAACGATCAACGGTTCGGCATCGCTGCTGTCCTCGAAGTTCGACAGTTTTGCAGGCGCACAATGCTATCCGACGCAAACGACGAAGGGCTGTTCCGCAACGGTCAGCACTTTCGATGCATCGGGCATGACGCTGCCGGCTGCGCCGAAATTCACCTCCACTTTGCAGGTGCAATATGAGGTCCAGACCGACGGCGACGTCAAACCCTTCATCCAGGGCAATTGGTATCATCGTTCGTCGATCAACTATGTCGTCAATCAGGCGCCGGGCGCGGGCATCGGCGCGATCGACATCTTCGGCGCGAGCCTGGGCGCGAAGATCGGCGATGGCATGCGCGTGTCGATCTTCTGCAAGAACTGCACGAACAAGATCAACCCGAGCGCAATCGGCATCGATTCGGGCGACACCAATGCGCGTAGCCCGCGCGGCGCCGCGACGCCCAAGCTGTCCTATACCCAGCAATGGGGGCTGGATTCGGTGCGGACGATTGGCCTGAACTTCGGCTTCGATTTCTAA
- a CDS encoding glycoside hydrolase family 1 protein, with amino-acid sequence MSDAPSSFPIDRRHLLAAGAAAGLVHAPAAAAARVTRVRFPSGFLWGAATAGHQVEGNNTSSDTWVIEHISPTSFAQPSGDACDSLHRWPMDMDIVRDLHLNTYRFSIEWARIEPEPGQFSLAMLDHYKAMIDGCRQRGLHPVVTFNHFTCPRWFAMQGGWTNPQAPALFARYCDKAARHLAPGIHSVVTLNEPNLMALLRYKLPPQAFARNDAIMAAAARATGSDRFVAQFIETSAQTDAMLPIMIAAHREARKAIKAVRGDLPVGFSLAMEDDQPFGADSRIADKRAKCYDAWLHEARSNDFIGVQNYERARIDNKGQMKPPAGAPLSTRGAEIYPASLAGAVRYAWQTAGVPILVTEHGIGTSDDTQRAAMIPEALRHLKAAMDDGITVLGYIHWSLLDNFEWIFGYEPKFGLVAVDRSTFRRSPKASASILAKIARANGL; translated from the coding sequence ATGTCGGACGCACCGTCTTCGTTCCCCATCGACCGGCGGCACCTTCTTGCCGCCGGCGCCGCGGCGGGGCTGGTCCATGCGCCCGCCGCCGCTGCGGCTCGGGTGACGAGGGTCCGTTTTCCGTCCGGCTTCCTGTGGGGTGCGGCCACGGCCGGGCATCAGGTCGAAGGCAACAATACGTCCAGCGACACATGGGTGATAGAACATATATCGCCCACGTCCTTCGCGCAGCCGTCCGGCGATGCGTGCGACAGCCTGCATCGCTGGCCGATGGACATGGACATTGTCCGCGACCTGCATCTCAACACCTATCGCTTCTCGATCGAATGGGCGCGGATCGAGCCAGAGCCGGGCCAGTTTTCGCTGGCGATGCTCGACCATTATAAAGCGATGATCGACGGCTGCCGCCAGCGAGGCCTGCATCCGGTCGTCACCTTCAACCATTTCACCTGCCCGCGCTGGTTCGCGATGCAGGGCGGGTGGACGAACCCGCAGGCTCCAGCGCTGTTCGCGCGCTATTGCGACAAGGCGGCACGGCATTTGGCCCCGGGCATTCACAGCGTCGTGACGCTCAATGAGCCGAACCTGATGGCACTGTTGCGCTACAAGCTGCCGCCCCAGGCCTTTGCCCGCAACGACGCCATCATGGCGGCGGCGGCGCGCGCCACCGGATCGGATCGGTTCGTCGCCCAGTTCATCGAGACATCGGCCCAGACCGACGCGATGCTGCCCATCATGATCGCGGCGCACCGCGAAGCGCGCAAGGCGATCAAGGCCGTGCGTGGCGACCTGCCGGTCGGGTTCAGCCTGGCGATGGAGGATGACCAGCCCTTCGGCGCGGACAGCCGGATCGCGGACAAGCGGGCTAAATGCTATGACGCATGGCTGCACGAAGCGCGCTCCAACGATTTTATCGGTGTCCAGAATTATGAACGCGCGCGCATCGACAATAAGGGGCAGATGAAACCGCCTGCGGGCGCGCCCTTAAGCACGCGCGGGGCCGAAATCTACCCGGCTTCGCTCGCGGGTGCAGTGCGCTATGCCTGGCAAACGGCAGGCGTCCCGATCCTGGTCACCGAACATGGCATCGGCACATCGGACGATACGCAACGGGCCGCCATGATCCCCGAAGCCCTGCGGCACCTGAAAGCCGCGATGGACGATGGCATCACGGTGCTTGGCTATATCCACTGGTCCTTACTCGACAATTTCGAGTGGATATTCGGATATGAACCTAAATTCGGCCTCGTCGCCGTCGATCGTTCGACATTCCGGCGGTCGCCCAAAGCGTCGGCATCGATATTGGCCAAGATCGCCCGCGCGAACGGGCTTTAA
- a CDS encoding PAS domain S-box protein — protein MTINSDSAAPEGLDPAGYPGWSEAERVAALESYAILDTPVEPDFDEIAQLAAEAFAAPIAVVNLVSHDRQWFKAEVGIGTRSLPLDVSVCAHAILQNAFLVVPDMTQDDRFACNPLVTVDGGLRFYAGALLKNADGLPIGTLCVLDRKARPQGITQQQRHLLEVLARQVMTQLELRKALAEQARRAAELAQVVADRSAAVRALEAIEERYTLAARATNDAVWDWDFATNNVIWNGALQESYGFAPGDIGTTGDWWLAHIHADDRDRIDRSIHAAIDGDARSWQDEYRFLRGDGSYASVLDRGHIIRDKDDRATRMIGAMLDLTERQQSRQALAISEERLRLATDAAEVGFWDVDVIHDIMIWPPIVKAMFGIAGDAPVSLQDYYEGIHPDDRDKTVTAYHAACDPKQRALYDVEYRTVGNKDGTVRWVAAKGRGVFDQSDMCVRMIGTAIDITERKRAEEALRASEARLRFLGELDEALRAATDAPDAMLAAARLLATTLQASRCAYADVDADNDRFFIRDDFVAPGTLSSAGTYSLDLFGSRAAADMRSGRTLVISDVAREMAPADGRDMFRSIGIEAIICCPLVKDGRLVAMMAVHQDRARAWRDEEVALVEAGVDRCWSHVQRVGAEARLRESEARYRTLFEAVDVGFCVVEMKFDQDRPVDYRFVESNPAFERQTGLVNAVGRWASILVPDLEQHWFELYGKVAASGEAVRFENGSQAMGRWFDVHAFPTGAPGQNRVAILFNDISARKAVEDKLRQLNETLERQVVERTAEIRLYHDIIEASTFPICAFDQDYRLIAFNKAHNDEFRRVNGFDTRLGDIFPDLFVPEQSAAMRQQMKRALAGEAFTVVETFGRPEYGQPFWEIYYTPLRNEAGHVVGAFHLATDISDRLRAEQELASAQEALRQSQKMEAMGSLTGGVAHDFNNLLTPIVGSLDMLQRKGVGNEREQRLIAGALQSAERATTLVQRLLAFARRQPLQTRPIDIAGLVSGMAELIGSTSGPQTKLVVDVGNNLPAALADQNQLEMALLNLSVNARDAMPTGGRLSITAHVQDVAKGHRIGLSPGQYICLSVSDTGTGMDAETLTRAIEPFFSTKGIGKGTGLGLSMVHGLAAQLGGALTIDSRPGLGTTVVLWLPTTQDDVARIERAGDIISSTGAGRVLLVDDEDVVRASTADMLIDLGYEVVEARSAEEALLLLNEGLKPDLLVTDHLMSGKDGTELAREALRRLPDLRPLIVSGYADVDGIAPELPRLVKPFRQADLAAILRQ, from the coding sequence ATGACGATCAACAGTGATAGCGCAGCGCCCGAAGGCCTTGATCCAGCTGGATATCCAGGCTGGTCGGAAGCGGAGCGTGTGGCGGCGCTGGAAAGCTATGCCATTCTCGACACGCCGGTCGAACCGGATTTCGACGAGATAGCGCAGCTTGCCGCGGAGGCCTTCGCTGCTCCCATCGCCGTGGTCAATCTGGTGTCGCATGATCGTCAATGGTTCAAGGCCGAAGTGGGCATCGGAACCCGCTCCTTGCCGCTTGATGTGTCGGTCTGCGCCCACGCAATATTGCAGAACGCGTTTCTTGTCGTTCCGGACATGACCCAGGACGACCGGTTTGCCTGCAATCCGCTTGTCACAGTCGATGGCGGTTTGCGCTTCTACGCGGGCGCCCTGTTGAAAAACGCGGACGGTCTGCCGATCGGCACCCTGTGCGTTCTGGACCGGAAGGCCCGTCCGCAAGGCATCACTCAGCAACAGCGCCACCTGCTTGAAGTCCTAGCGCGACAGGTGATGACGCAACTCGAACTGCGCAAGGCGCTGGCCGAGCAGGCCCGCCGCGCGGCGGAATTGGCGCAGGTCGTTGCCGACCGCAGCGCCGCGGTTCGCGCGCTCGAAGCGATCGAAGAACGATATACGCTCGCAGCCCGTGCGACGAACGATGCGGTCTGGGACTGGGACTTTGCGACCAATAATGTCATCTGGAACGGCGCGCTTCAGGAAAGCTACGGCTTTGCGCCCGGCGACATCGGGACGACCGGCGACTGGTGGCTGGCCCATATCCATGCCGATGATCGGGACCGGATCGATCGCAGCATCCACGCCGCGATCGATGGCGATGCGCGCAGTTGGCAGGACGAATATCGCTTTTTGCGCGGTGACGGCAGCTATGCGTCCGTTCTGGATCGCGGTCATATCATCCGGGACAAGGACGACCGGGCGACACGCATGATCGGCGCGATGCTCGACCTGACGGAACGACAGCAGAGCCGCCAGGCGCTGGCGATCAGCGAAGAACGCCTGCGCCTGGCCACGGACGCCGCAGAGGTCGGGTTTTGGGACGTGGACGTGATCCATGACATCATGATCTGGCCGCCCATCGTCAAAGCCATGTTCGGCATCGCTGGCGATGCGCCGGTTTCACTGCAGGATTATTATGAAGGCATTCATCCCGATGATCGGGACAAGACCGTAACCGCTTATCACGCCGCGTGCGATCCCAAACAGCGCGCGCTTTACGATGTCGAATATCGCACGGTCGGCAACAAGGACGGAACGGTCCGCTGGGTCGCCGCCAAAGGCCGCGGCGTTTTTGACCAAAGTGACATGTGCGTCCGCATGATCGGCACCGCGATCGACATTACCGAACGCAAGCGGGCGGAGGAAGCGCTGCGTGCCAGCGAAGCCAGATTGCGGTTTTTGGGCGAACTGGACGAAGCGCTGCGGGCAGCGACCGATGCGCCCGACGCCATGCTCGCAGCGGCCAGACTGCTCGCGACCACCCTGCAGGCGTCACGCTGCGCCTATGCCGATGTGGATGCGGACAACGACCGATTTTTCATCCGTGACGATTTCGTCGCGCCCGGCACATTGAGTTCAGCGGGCACATACAGCCTCGATCTGTTCGGGTCGCGCGCGGCCGCGGACATGCGTAGCGGCCGGACATTGGTCATATCCGATGTCGCGCGGGAAATGGCGCCGGCCGATGGGCGAGACATGTTCCGATCGATCGGGATTGAGGCCATCATCTGCTGCCCCCTCGTCAAGGACGGACGGCTCGTCGCGATGATGGCTGTCCACCAGGATCGCGCGCGCGCATGGCGCGATGAGGAGGTCGCCCTTGTCGAGGCCGGGGTCGATCGCTGCTGGTCGCATGTGCAGCGCGTCGGTGCGGAGGCGCGACTACGGGAAAGCGAAGCGCGATACCGTACCCTGTTCGAAGCGGTGGACGTGGGCTTCTGCGTCGTAGAAATGAAGTTCGACCAGGATCGTCCGGTCGATTACCGGTTCGTAGAGAGCAATCCTGCCTTCGAACGACAGACAGGCCTGGTCAACGCCGTAGGACGTTGGGCCAGTATTCTGGTGCCCGACCTGGAGCAGCATTGGTTCGAACTTTACGGCAAAGTGGCCGCCAGCGGCGAAGCCGTCCGCTTCGAAAACGGGTCGCAAGCCATGGGGCGTTGGTTCGACGTTCACGCATTTCCGACCGGCGCGCCGGGACAAAATCGCGTCGCGATACTCTTTAATGATATCAGCGCACGCAAGGCGGTCGAGGACAAGCTACGGCAACTCAATGAAACACTGGAGCGGCAGGTTGTTGAACGCACCGCGGAAATTCGGCTCTATCACGACATCATCGAGGCAAGCACATTTCCGATCTGCGCTTTCGACCAGGATTATAGACTGATCGCTTTCAACAAGGCGCATAATGATGAATTTCGCCGGGTGAACGGGTTTGACACCCGGTTGGGTGATATATTCCCCGATCTGTTCGTCCCCGAACAAAGCGCCGCGATGCGGCAGCAGATGAAGCGCGCGCTTGCAGGTGAAGCCTTTACGGTGGTCGAGACGTTCGGGCGTCCGGAATATGGGCAACCCTTTTGGGAAATCTATTATACGCCGCTCAGGAATGAAGCGGGCCATGTCGTCGGCGCCTTTCACTTGGCGACCGACATTTCTGATCGCTTGCGCGCCGAGCAGGAATTGGCGAGCGCGCAGGAAGCCTTGCGCCAGAGCCAGAAGATGGAGGCCATGGGCAGCCTGACCGGCGGCGTGGCGCATGATTTCAACAATCTGCTGACGCCGATCGTCGGCAGCCTGGACATGCTGCAGCGCAAGGGCGTCGGAAACGAGCGCGAGCAGCGCCTGATCGCAGGCGCTCTGCAATCCGCCGAACGCGCGACCACATTGGTGCAAAGGCTGCTGGCGTTTGCGCGTCGCCAACCACTGCAAACACGGCCGATCGACATCGCCGGACTGGTGTCGGGCATGGCCGAACTGATCGGCAGCACATCAGGCCCGCAGACCAAGCTGGTCGTCGATGTGGGGAATAATCTGCCAGCCGCCCTGGCGGATCAGAACCAGCTCGAAATGGCCTTGTTGAATCTAAGCGTAAACGCACGCGATGCGATGCCGACTGGCGGTCGCCTCAGCATCACCGCCCATGTCCAGGACGTCGCCAAGGGACATAGAATTGGTCTTTCGCCCGGCCAGTATATTTGCCTATCCGTGTCGGACACCGGAACCGGGATGGATGCGGAGACCCTTACGCGGGCGATCGAACCCTTCTTTTCCACCAAGGGCATCGGAAAGGGGACCGGCCTTGGCCTGTCGATGGTGCATGGTCTGGCGGCGCAGCTTGGCGGCGCGTTGACGATCGACAGTCGGCCGGGCCTGGGCACGACTGTGGTACTTTGGCTCCCAACGACACAGGACGATGTCGCGCGTATCGAACGGGCTGGCGACATCATCTCCTCCACCGGCGCTGGACGGGTGCTGCTGGTCGATGACGAGGATGTGGTTCGGGCAAGCACCGCCGACATGTTGATCGACCTTGGGTATGAAGTGGTCGAAGCGCGATCCGCAGAGGAGGCGCTGTTGCTGCTGAATGAAGGGTTGAAGCCGGACCTTCTGGTGACCGACCATCTCATGTCCGGAAAGGACGGCACCGAATTGGCCCGGGAGGCGTTGCGCCGACTCCCTGACCTGCGCCCGCTCATCGTTTCGGGCTATGCCGATGTCGATGGCATCGCGCCGGAACTGCCCCGCCTCGTCAAGCCGTTTCGACAGGCCGACTTGGCCGCCATCTTGAGACAATGA